A portion of the Bacillus thuringiensis genome contains these proteins:
- a CDS encoding ankyrin repeat domain-containing protein has product MYSRRVIVCDGGMVKKTLSFIGAVVVRKQKILLCILLGLLMTVVACDKQEEPESKPVHVKNEKKKEKHKEQEESKEEKSINLMDKQLLLSATLGDTETAMKLIQDGANINVEGDNGETPVLAATYQNHVETVKALIGAGANIEIKDEKQSNPLLYASREGYTDIVKVLINAGVNTKETTKSGGTALISASERGHVEVVKELLEHTDIDVNYKNERGGTALLEAIVLGNGSENHKKVIQLLIDHGADVNMANKEHLTPLQYAEKRGFKDIVNMLRVAGANEVVQPQQPVE; this is encoded by the coding sequence ATGTACTCAAGAAGAGTTATTGTATGTGATGGAGGAATGGTTAAGAAAACATTATCTTTCATAGGAGCTGTAGTTGTGAGAAAACAAAAAATTTTATTATGTATTTTATTAGGACTTTTAATGACGGTAGTGGCTTGTGATAAGCAAGAAGAACCAGAATCGAAACCGGTTCATGTGAAAAATGAAAAGAAAAAAGAGAAGCATAAAGAACAGGAAGAATCTAAAGAAGAGAAAAGTATAAATTTAATGGACAAACAGTTGTTACTTTCAGCTACTCTTGGAGACACAGAGACAGCTATGAAGTTGATTCAGGATGGAGCGAATATAAACGTAGAAGGTGACAACGGAGAAACGCCTGTCCTTGCAGCGACGTACCAAAATCATGTAGAGACAGTTAAAGCATTAATTGGTGCAGGTGCTAATATTGAAATTAAAGATGAGAAACAAAGTAATCCACTTCTTTATGCAAGTAGAGAAGGATATACGGATATTGTAAAAGTATTAATTAATGCAGGAGTTAATACGAAAGAAACGACTAAGTCAGGTGGAACAGCACTTATTTCTGCATCTGAGCGTGGACATGTAGAGGTTGTTAAAGAATTATTAGAGCATACAGATATTGATGTGAATTATAAAAATGAACGTGGTGGAACAGCGCTATTAGAAGCAATTGTATTAGGAAATGGTAGTGAAAACCATAAGAAAGTAATTCAATTGCTTATTGATCACGGTGCAGATGTAAATATGGCTAACAAGGAACATCTGACGCCACTGCAATACGCTGAAAAAAGAGGTTTTAAAGATATTGTAAATATGTTGAGGGTAGCTGGAGCAAATGAAGTAGTACAGCCACAACAACCAGTAGAGTAA
- a CDS encoding GNAT family N-acetyltransferase, whose translation MSLSELDLIVIQVEVLFVHNQVGKMKYVNEQGNPKAPRFFLGRTREGSITRYHCNVDDETVSNIEKLIREPSKYIEIAKIINVLNEDRTVENIWMGPAFMFPNTLHKPTRTIQITEKNKELLRENFPNLIEQMEWRQPYFAIVKNEKVVSVCCSARSTPVAAEASVETLAEFQGNGYGTDVVTAWAISIQEEKRIPLYSTAWDNFPSQAVASKLKLINYGMNLHID comes from the coding sequence ATGAGTCTCTCAGAACTTGATTTAATAGTAATTCAGGTAGAGGTTTTATTTGTTCATAATCAAGTAGGAAAAATGAAATATGTAAATGAACAAGGAAATCCGAAAGCACCACGTTTTTTTCTTGGCAGAACTCGTGAAGGGAGTATAACGAGATATCATTGTAATGTGGATGATGAAACGGTAAGTAATATTGAGAAGTTAATTCGAGAACCTTCAAAGTATATAGAGATAGCAAAGATCATTAATGTATTAAATGAAGACAGAACAGTGGAAAATATTTGGATGGGTCCTGCTTTCATGTTCCCTAATACTTTACATAAGCCGACTAGAACAATACAAATAACTGAGAAGAATAAAGAGCTTTTGCGAGAAAATTTTCCTAATCTAATAGAACAGATGGAATGGAGGCAACCTTATTTTGCAATTGTAAAAAATGAAAAGGTAGTTTCCGTTTGTTGCAGTGCCAGAAGTACGCCCGTAGCTGCTGAGGCAAGTGTGGAAACTTTAGCGGAATTTCAAGGGAATGGATATGGTACTGATGTTGTTACAGCCTGGGCCATATCAATACAAGAGGAAAAGCGCATTCCACTTTACAGTACTGCTTGGGATAACTTTCCTTCGCAAGCAGTGGCAAGCAAACTAAAACTCATTAACTATGGAATGAATTTACATATTGATTGA
- a CDS encoding glycerol-3-phosphate responsive antiterminator, whose amino-acid sequence MFKEPYIAMIKDWKGYKAYKKLPKTVFLMTGSMLELPERVYELQKHGHDVFLHCDFIQGLNTNTEEALLYIQDVIGAQGIISTKGSTIRNANKIGLKTIQRIFIVDTLSLTKSIENCKTTKPNAVEIMPGIMPSIIKQLAEEIEFPIIAGGLVQTREDAEIAIRAGASAISTSHYEVWIHKEKRSATL is encoded by the coding sequence ATGTTTAAAGAACCTTATATTGCGATGATAAAAGATTGGAAAGGATACAAAGCATACAAAAAATTGCCGAAAACAGTTTTTCTTATGACTGGTTCAATGCTGGAATTACCAGAGCGTGTATATGAATTGCAGAAACATGGACATGATGTATTTCTTCATTGTGATTTTATACAAGGCTTAAATACGAATACAGAGGAAGCGCTTTTGTATATTCAAGATGTTATCGGGGCACAAGGTATTATTTCAACAAAGGGTTCGACAATTCGAAATGCTAATAAAATTGGATTGAAAACAATTCAACGTATTTTTATTGTAGATACTTTATCCCTTACTAAATCAATTGAAAATTGTAAAACGACTAAACCAAATGCAGTAGAGATTATGCCAGGGATTATGCCTTCTATAATTAAACAGCTAGCAGAGGAAATAGAATTTCCTATTATTGCAGGCGGGCTGGTTCAAACGCGAGAAGATGCGGAAATTGCAATTCGTGCAGGAGCAAGTGCGATTTCAACAAGTCATTATGAAGTATGGATACATAAAGAAAAAAGGAGTGCAACCTTGTGA
- a CDS encoding ABC transporter ATP-binding protein produces MIELKNVSKVYKNAEETAVKGVSVHIKKGEFFVLVGPSGCGKSTLLRMIAGLEEISSGDLIINERVANDLEPKDRNLSMVFQNYALYPHLSVEENILFGLKVRKVQKEERQKRLMEAIEMVGLKEYVKMKPGQLSGGQRQRVALARAIVSQAPICLMDEPLSNLDAKLRAQMRIEIREIQQRLGITMIYVTHDQIEAMTMGDRIMVLNKGSIQQVGTPLDIYNEPANEFVASFIGSPSMNINDGEVDKEKGVLHIGQLQIPLSIGQLKQLPEGIIRIGMRPEHIELSEEGQAVTLQSVEVLGNESILNFAVNGTTWSAKVIGQLLLNKGDKVKLLFSQEKLCFFNENTNERLKVVAEEELKVVAK; encoded by the coding sequence GTGATTGAATTGAAAAATGTTTCAAAGGTATATAAAAATGCAGAAGAGACAGCGGTTAAAGGCGTATCGGTTCATATTAAGAAGGGCGAATTTTTTGTTTTAGTTGGACCTTCGGGATGCGGGAAAAGCACATTATTACGCATGATCGCTGGCTTAGAAGAGATTTCTTCGGGAGATTTGATTATTAATGAACGTGTTGCAAATGATCTAGAGCCGAAAGACCGTAATCTATCAATGGTATTTCAAAATTATGCATTATATCCACACTTATCTGTAGAAGAAAATATTTTATTTGGACTTAAGGTAAGAAAAGTACAAAAAGAAGAGCGACAAAAGCGATTAATGGAAGCGATTGAAATGGTAGGACTGAAAGAGTATGTGAAAATGAAACCAGGTCAATTATCAGGCGGACAAAGACAGCGTGTTGCGCTTGCTAGAGCGATCGTAAGTCAAGCACCAATCTGTTTAATGGATGAACCACTTTCGAATTTAGATGCGAAATTACGTGCGCAAATGAGGATTGAAATTAGAGAAATTCAGCAGCGATTAGGAATTACGATGATTTACGTTACCCACGATCAAATAGAAGCGATGACTATGGGAGATCGTATCATGGTTTTAAATAAAGGAAGTATACAGCAAGTTGGAACACCACTTGACATATATAACGAACCAGCAAACGAATTTGTTGCAAGTTTTATAGGTTCTCCTTCTATGAATATAAATGATGGAGAAGTGGATAAAGAAAAAGGTGTATTACATATAGGGCAATTGCAAATTCCATTATCTATTGGACAGTTAAAGCAATTACCAGAAGGAATAATTCGTATAGGCATGCGTCCTGAGCATATTGAACTGTCTGAGGAAGGACAAGCAGTGACGCTGCAATCTGTAGAAGTATTAGGGAATGAATCTATATTAAACTTTGCGGTAAATGGAACAACTTGGAGTGCGAAAGTCATCGGACAGTTACTCTTGAACAAAGGTGATAAAGTAAAATTATTATTCTCGCAAGAAAAGTTATGCTTCTTTAACGAAAACACGAATGAACGCTTAAAAGTGGTAGCTGAAGAAGAGTTGAAAGTGGTGGCGAAATAA
- a CDS encoding carbohydrate ABC transporter permease: MIEVSKLPVQTKVSKKKKLWGRTKDLRIGLLFLAPSILLFSIFLFYPLFRTIYYSFYLTDIHGEANLFVGLENYQYLFSDPAFYKSIKSTLLFVLYTVPTSIIFALFLALIANGKVRGIGLFRVLFSSTMGISVAASAVIWLFLFHPSVGLFNNILASMNLPAIAWLTSPDWALFSVSVTTVWVNTGFAFLVILGGLQNIDTSLYESASIDGASYLYKLRRVILPMLSPTLFFIVTVTLISAFQSFGQIDILTHGGPNDATNLIVYSIYKEAFVNHQFGTASAQAMVLFVFIFIATLLQFKFAERKVHYK; encoded by the coding sequence ATGATCGAAGTAAGTAAGTTACCAGTTCAAACAAAGGTGTCAAAAAAGAAAAAATTATGGGGGAGAACGAAAGATTTAAGAATAGGATTATTGTTTTTGGCGCCATCTATTTTGCTATTTTCGATTTTTTTGTTCTATCCATTGTTTAGGACGATTTACTATAGTTTTTATTTAACCGATATACATGGAGAAGCTAATCTTTTCGTTGGCTTAGAAAATTATCAATATTTATTCTCTGATCCAGCTTTCTACAAAAGTATAAAATCAACTTTACTATTTGTTTTATATACAGTGCCTACGAGTATTATATTTGCTTTGTTTCTTGCATTGATTGCAAATGGAAAGGTAAGAGGTATTGGGTTATTCCGAGTTCTGTTTTCTTCGACGATGGGAATATCAGTAGCTGCTAGTGCAGTGATTTGGCTATTTTTATTTCATCCAAGTGTAGGATTATTTAATAATATATTAGCCTCTATGAATCTTCCTGCAATCGCGTGGTTAACGAGTCCGGACTGGGCACTATTCTCTGTATCAGTTACAACAGTTTGGGTGAATACAGGATTTGCATTTTTAGTTATATTAGGTGGTTTACAAAATATCGATACGTCTTTATATGAGAGTGCATCTATAGATGGTGCTAGTTATTTATATAAGCTTCGCCGTGTTATATTACCGATGCTATCGCCAACTTTATTCTTTATTGTAACAGTAACGTTAATTAGTGCGTTCCAAAGCTTTGGACAAATTGATATTTTAACGCACGGTGGACCGAATGATGCAACGAATTTAATTGTGTACTCGATTTACAAAGAGGCGTTTGTGAATCATCAATTTGGAACAGCAAGCGCACAAGCGATGGTATTATTTGTTTTCATTTTCATTGCTACATTACTTCAATTTAAGTTTGCTGAGAGAAAGGTGCATTATAAATGA
- a CDS encoding carbohydrate ABC transporter permease codes for MIVKQWKQNFLLYMLLIISAVMVFFPVLYAFLISFMTPDDIQMRRLFPTQFTFDNFINIFQKVPLFTYLYNSLIVSTVVMIGQLIVSSLAAYAFVFLQFKGRNLIFFLFISTMLIPWEATMVPNFLTIQNFGWINSFAGMTVPFFATAFGIFLLRQHFMTLPNELKEAAFIEGIGNVRFLFSVVIPYCKTSFITLGVYSFLTTWNMYLWPLLVTTDEKVRTVQIGVKQLQSQEVATDWGSVMAGVTVIVIPTLILLFLGQKQLQQGLTKGAIK; via the coding sequence ATGATTGTTAAACAGTGGAAGCAAAATTTCCTATTATACATGCTGCTCATAATTAGTGCAGTAATGGTGTTTTTTCCTGTACTGTATGCGTTTTTAATAAGCTTTATGACACCAGACGATATTCAAATGAGAAGGTTATTTCCAACTCAATTTACTTTTGATAATTTCATTAATATTTTTCAAAAAGTACCGCTTTTTACATACTTATATAACAGTTTAATTGTATCGACAGTCGTTATGATTGGACAACTTATCGTATCAAGCTTAGCGGCGTATGCTTTTGTTTTTCTTCAGTTTAAAGGGAGAAATTTAATTTTCTTCCTGTTTATTTCAACGATGCTTATTCCGTGGGAAGCAACGATGGTGCCTAACTTTTTAACGATTCAAAACTTTGGCTGGATCAATAGTTTCGCTGGGATGACAGTGCCGTTTTTTGCAACAGCTTTCGGTATTTTCTTACTACGTCAACATTTTATGACACTTCCGAATGAACTGAAAGAAGCTGCTTTTATTGAAGGGATTGGAAATGTAAGGTTTTTATTCAGCGTTGTAATTCCGTATTGTAAAACGAGTTTTATTACGCTTGGAGTATATAGCTTTTTAACAACATGGAATATGTATTTATGGCCACTTTTAGTGACCACTGATGAAAAAGTAAGAACAGTGCAAATTGGTGTGAAGCAGCTTCAGTCACAAGAAGTTGCAACTGATTGGGGAAGCGTAATGGCCGGTGTGACGGTTATCGTTATTCCAACATTGATTTTACTATTTTTAGGACAAAAACAATTACAACAAGGATTAACAAAAGGTGCAATTAAATAA
- a CDS encoding ABC transporter substrate-binding protein, producing MSLVKKGAALLMAATMALSSAACSNSKTEGKPEAQAKVAPVEKNSDKTVIRFWHAMGGKTQGVLDGLVADYNKSQNKYEIKAEFQGTYEESLTKFRTMSATKEAPALVQSSEITTKYMIDSKKITPIDSWIKKDKYDTSKLEKAITNYYSVDGKMYSMPFNSSTPVLIYNKDAFAKAGLDPEKAPKTYAELQEAAKKLTIKEGGNVKQYGFSMLNYGWFFEELLATQGALYVDNENGRKDAAKKAVFNGKEGQKVFGMLDDLNKAGALGKYGASWDDIRAAFQSGQVAMYLDSSAGVRDLIDASKFNVGVSYIPYPEDSKQNGVVIGGASLWMTNMVSEETQQGAWDFMKYLTKPDVQAKWHTATGYFSINPDAYNEPLVKEQYEKYPQLKVTVEQLQATKQSSATQGALISVFPESRDAVVKALEAMYDGKNSKEALDEAAKATDRAISISARTSQK from the coding sequence ATGAGTTTAGTAAAAAAAGGTGCTGCTCTATTAATGGCAGCAACAATGGCATTATCTAGTGCCGCTTGTTCAAATAGTAAAACAGAGGGAAAACCTGAAGCGCAGGCAAAAGTAGCACCAGTTGAAAAAAATAGTGATAAAACTGTAATTCGCTTCTGGCATGCGATGGGTGGAAAAACACAAGGTGTACTAGATGGTCTTGTTGCAGACTATAATAAGTCACAAAATAAATACGAGATAAAGGCAGAGTTCCAAGGGACATATGAAGAGTCTTTAACAAAATTTAGAACGATGTCTGCAACGAAAGAAGCGCCAGCTCTTGTTCAATCGAGTGAAATTACAACGAAATATATGATTGATAGCAAAAAAATCACACCAATTGATAGTTGGATAAAAAAAGATAAGTACGATACGTCAAAATTAGAAAAAGCAATTACAAATTATTATTCAGTTGATGGAAAAATGTATTCTATGCCATTTAATTCATCTACACCAGTATTAATTTATAATAAAGATGCTTTTGCAAAGGCGGGCTTAGATCCAGAGAAAGCTCCGAAAACATATGCGGAATTACAAGAAGCAGCGAAGAAGTTAACGATTAAAGAAGGTGGAAATGTAAAACAATATGGATTCTCCATGCTTAACTATGGTTGGTTCTTTGAAGAATTGTTAGCGACACAAGGTGCTTTATATGTAGATAACGAAAACGGCCGTAAAGATGCTGCAAAGAAGGCGGTATTTAACGGTAAAGAAGGACAGAAAGTATTTGGAATGTTAGATGATTTAAATAAAGCTGGCGCACTTGGAAAGTATGGAGCAAGTTGGGATGATATTCGTGCTGCGTTCCAGTCTGGACAAGTTGCTATGTATTTAGATTCTTCAGCAGGTGTTCGTGATTTAATTGATGCATCTAAGTTTAATGTAGGAGTTTCATATATTCCATATCCAGAGGATTCGAAACAAAATGGTGTTGTTATTGGTGGAGCATCATTATGGATGACGAATATGGTTTCAGAAGAAACGCAACAAGGTGCTTGGGACTTTATGAAATATTTAACGAAGCCAGACGTACAAGCAAAATGGCATACTGCAACAGGCTATTTCTCAATTAATCCAGATGCATATAATGAACCTTTAGTAAAAGAGCAATATGAAAAATATCCACAGTTGAAAGTAACAGTAGAGCAACTGCAAGCGACGAAGCAATCTTCAGCAACACAAGGCGCTTTAATTAGTGTATTCCCAGAATCACGAGATGCAGTTGTAAAAGCATTAGAAGCGATGTATGACGGGAAGAATAGTAAAGAAGCTTTAGATGAAGCTGCCAAAGCAACAGATAGAGCAATTAGTATTTCAGCTCGTACGAGTCAAAAATAA